The following coding sequences lie in one Deltaproteobacteria bacterium genomic window:
- a CDS encoding molybdopterin-dependent oxidoreductase, whose protein sequence is MAETHSVGVPTPRIDGEFKVSGKAKYAVDVTFPDMLWGKILRSPISYGRIKSIDTSKAMQVPGVVGILTGEDVSGLLIGRRVVDMPIVADGIVRFIGEKVAAVSAETEDAAEEAAALIEVEYEEMDPVLDPVEAMESSATLLHPEVHTYKGLPQKLDGPSNRVIYVSWEKGDIDKGFAEADVIVENTFTTPKVHQAYIEPHSCVAKTDPETGAAEIWACSKVPYGIRGQVAAAVQVDPESIVVHPCYIGGDFGGKGDFMDIALCYSLSKKSGGRPVKIVMDYDEEFIAGNPRHASIIKVKTGAKKDGTITAHHMDFIFDTGAYCAFKPNGILGGPQKSPGPYNMPNTFVEEHMVYTNQVPCGHMRSPGDPQG, encoded by the coding sequence ATGGCGGAAACACACAGCGTGGGGGTTCCCACACCCCGCATCGACGGTGAATTCAAGGTGAGCGGCAAGGCCAAGTACGCGGTGGACGTGACGTTCCCGGACATGCTCTGGGGCAAGATCCTGCGCAGCCCCATCTCCTACGGCCGCATCAAGAGCATCGACACCAGCAAGGCCATGCAGGTGCCCGGCGTGGTCGGCATCCTCACCGGCGAGGACGTTTCCGGACTGCTCATCGGCCGGCGCGTGGTGGACATGCCCATCGTGGCGGACGGCATCGTGCGCTTCATCGGCGAGAAAGTGGCGGCGGTGTCCGCCGAGACCGAGGACGCGGCCGAGGAAGCCGCCGCGCTCATCGAGGTGGAGTACGAGGAAATGGACCCCGTGCTCGATCCCGTGGAGGCCATGGAATCCTCGGCGACGCTGCTGCACCCCGAGGTCCACACCTACAAGGGGCTGCCGCAGAAGCTCGACGGCCCCAGCAACCGGGTGATCTACGTGAGCTGGGAAAAGGGCGACATCGACAAGGGGTTCGCGGAGGCGGACGTCATCGTCGAGAACACGTTCACGACGCCCAAGGTCCACCAGGCCTACATCGAGCCGCATTCCTGCGTGGCCAAGACCGACCCGGAGACGGGCGCGGCCGAGATCTGGGCGTGCAGCAAGGTACCCTACGGCATCCGCGGCCAGGTAGCCGCCGCGGTGCAGGTGGACCCCGAGTCCATCGTCGTGCATCCGTGCTACATCGGCGGCGACTTCGGCGGCAAGGGCGACTTCATGGACATCGCCCTGTGCTACTCGCTGTCGAAGAAGAGCGGCGGCCGGCCGGTGAAGATCGTCATGGACTACGACGAGGAGTTCATCGCCGGCAACCCGCGCCACGCCTCCATCATCAAGGTCAAGACCGGCGCCAAGAAGGACGGCACCATCACCGCCCACCACATGGACTTCATTTTCGATACCGGCGCCTACTGCGCGTTCAAGCCCAACGGCATCCTCGGCGGACCGCAAAAGTCCCCCGGCCCGTACAACATGCCCAACACCTTCGTGGAAGAGCACATGGTGTACACCAACCAGGTGCCGTGCGGGCACATGCGCTCGCCGGGCGACCCGCAGGG
- a CDS encoding SUMF1/EgtB/PvdO family nonheme iron enzyme, with protein MHSRLRTFTAARVLRLSLVLPLFALMGAHPALPDVLDPAEVTNHDYRRFIHATGRSAPEHWTEGTHPEGSASDPVVLVTWHDAVAYCQWAGGKRLPTVAEWLAACNGGNLNKHGDVWEWTSTEVGTEGDSFKALCGPMSECDCTHQYRPHWLNEVKGFRCADDRSPVTYERRRPGRGSVGRVPEIC; from the coding sequence ATGCACTCCCGACTTCGCACGTTCACCGCCGCGCGAGTTCTCCGGCTAAGCCTCGTACTGCCGTTATTCGCCCTGATGGGCGCACATCCAGCCCTGCCCGACGTCCTCGACCCGGCCGAGGTGACCAACCATGACTACCGCCGGTTCATCCACGCCACCGGCCGCTCCGCGCCGGAGCATTGGACGGAAGGCACGCACCCTGAAGGGTCGGCGTCCGATCCCGTGGTGCTGGTGACGTGGCACGACGCGGTGGCCTATTGCCAATGGGCGGGAGGAAAGCGGCTGCCCACCGTCGCCGAATGGCTGGCCGCCTGCAACGGCGGCAACCTGAACAAGCACGGCGACGTCTGGGAATGGACCTCCACCGAAGTGGGAACGGAGGGGGATTCCTTCAAGGCCCTGTGCGGGCCCATGAGCGAGTGCGACTGCACCCACCAGTACCGCCCCCACTGGCTCAACGAAGTGAAAGGATTCCGCTGCGCCGACGACCGCTCGCCGGTAACGTACGAACGCCGCCGGCCCGGCCGGGGCAGCGTGGGCCGCGTCCCGGAAATCTGTTGA